The Longimicrobium sp. DNA window TCTTCCCTGATGGCAGCTCGGTTCCGCTGGTGGAGCGCCGGACGGTGGAGCGCGACGAGGGCTTCATGCAGGACCGCACGTCGGTGCCGCGCGAGTTCACCGAGTACGGGGGGAGCTTCGCGCTCTCGCAGCCACTGGCCGCGCGCGACACCGCCGTGCGCGCGCCCACGCTGGCGGGTTCGGGCGGGCGCGCGGGAACGGCGATGATCGAGTACGTGCTGGACGGGCGCACGGTGCGCGAGCCGCTGGAGCTTTCCGCGGCGGTCCTGCGCGCGGGCGAAACGCGGACGGGCGTCGCCGCCTCCGCCCGGCCGGACGGGATGGTGATCGGCACGGCGCTGCCGGGGAGCGGCACCCCGTATCACTGGAGCTTTCCCAACGGCACCCGCTTCACCATCACCGGCGAGCGCGAGGGCGCGTATCGCGTGAGGCTTTCGGGCGACCAGTCGGTGTGGGTGCCCGTGGGCGACCTGCGGCTGGAGCCCGCCGGCGCGCCGGCGGTGGCGGGAACGGTGGGCGCGGTGCGGCTGGACCCCGCGCCGGGGTGGATCGACGTGCGGCTTTCCACCTCCGACCGCCTGCCGTTCGAGGTGCGGGCCGAGGACGACGCGCTGACCATCAGCGTCTACGGCGCGGAGAGCCGCACCAACTGGCTGCACTACGGCTACGCCGACCCGCTGGTGAAGCGGGCGGAATGGAATCAGCCGCGCGACGACCTCTACACGGTGCGGCTGGAGTTGGCCGAACGGGTGTGGGGGTGGCGCACGTTCTGGGACGAGTCCGGCGCGCTGGTGGTCCGCGTCCGCCGCCCGCCGCGCATCG harbors:
- a CDS encoding N-acetylmuramoyl-L-alanine amidase, whose amino-acid sequence is FPDGSSVPLVERRTVERDEGFMQDRTSVPREFTEYGGSFALSQPLAARDTAVRAPTLAGSGGRAGTAMIEYVLDGRTVREPLELSAAVLRAGETRTGVAASARPDGMVIGTALPGSGTPYHWSFPNGTRFTITGEREGAYRVRLSGDQSVWVPVGDLRLEPAGAPAVAGTVGAVRLDPAPGWIDVRLSTSDRLPFEVRAEDDALTISVYGAESRTNWLHYGYADPLVKRAEWNQPRDDLYTVRLELAERVWGWRTFWDESGALVVRVRRPPRIDPRMPMRALRIAIDAGHPPGGAIGPTGLTEAEANLAISKHLVRMLREAGAEVLETRPDAQAVELGARPLRATAEDAHLLVSVHNNAFPDGVNPWENNGTTVFYNQPQSLDLARHMQEEILAEIGLRDLGIARADLALTRPTWMPSVLTETMFLMIPQQEAALRDPAVHERIAAAHFRAIRAFLEGRAQR